A region of Desulfolithobacter dissulfuricans DNA encodes the following proteins:
- a CDS encoding DegQ family serine endoprotease, which yields MRIRQQRPRMRVIAALFLCFSLLLSGPVLAENNNSDIEMLARSAKAFAAVVKKAAPAVVHVRVEKTVQGQQGGPQGPNPFDFFNDPFFERFFGPQFRHPQPRQRKFKQQAAGSGFIISSDGYILTNNHVVQDADNITVRMADKQEFKARIIGTDPQSDVALIKIDGENLPVLPLGDSDRLEVGEWVIAIGSPFELSQTVTVGVVSAKGRSGIGLNDYENFIQTDAAINPGNSGGPLLNIYGEAVGINTAIFSRSGGYMGIGFAIPINMAKAIEKQLQKSGKVIRGWLGVVIQDVNEDLAKSFDLKTASGVLISEVTEKSPAAKAGLQQGDVIIALDGKKIKDVAELRNRIALTAPGSEVTLTIVRDGREKSLQVTIGEQPSDFGSIASRGPAGDTVLKDMGLTLQNLNDMLAEQFGYEKGQGILIADVAPDSPADRAGLQPGQLIEEVNKVRVHNIRELKKALKRSRSSKQILLRIRAGEYSQYVVLRAE from the coding sequence ATGAGAATACGACAGCAGCGCCCGAGAATGCGCGTCATCGCCGCTCTCTTCCTCTGTTTTTCCCTTCTGCTCTCCGGCCCCGTGCTGGCAGAGAATAACAACAGCGATATCGAAATGCTTGCCCGCTCGGCCAAGGCCTTTGCCGCGGTGGTGAAAAAGGCCGCCCCGGCGGTGGTGCATGTCCGGGTGGAAAAAACGGTCCAGGGCCAGCAGGGCGGTCCCCAGGGACCCAACCCGTTTGATTTCTTCAACGATCCCTTCTTCGAGCGGTTCTTCGGTCCCCAGTTCCGTCATCCCCAGCCCCGGCAGCGCAAATTCAAGCAGCAGGCCGCAGGCTCGGGATTCATCATCTCCAGCGACGGCTATATCCTGACCAATAATCACGTGGTCCAGGACGCCGACAATATCACCGTCCGCATGGCGGACAAACAGGAGTTCAAGGCCAGGATCATAGGTACGGATCCACAGTCGGACGTGGCCCTGATCAAGATCGACGGCGAAAACCTGCCGGTCCTGCCCCTGGGTGATTCTGACAGGCTGGAGGTGGGTGAATGGGTTATCGCCATCGGCAGCCCCTTCGAGCTCAGCCAGACCGTTACCGTGGGTGTGGTCAGCGCCAAGGGCCGCTCCGGCATAGGCCTCAACGATTACGAAAACTTCATCCAGACCGATGCCGCTATCAACCCCGGCAATTCCGGTGGCCCACTGCTCAACATCTACGGTGAGGCCGTCGGTATCAACACCGCCATATTCTCCCGCTCCGGCGGCTACATGGGCATTGGTTTCGCCATTCCAATCAACATGGCCAAGGCCATTGAAAAGCAGCTGCAGAAGAGTGGCAAGGTCATCCGCGGCTGGCTGGGCGTGGTTATCCAGGATGTCAATGAAGACCTGGCAAAATCCTTTGACCTGAAAACTGCCAGCGGTGTCCTGATCTCCGAGGTGACCGAGAAGTCTCCGGCGGCCAAAGCCGGCCTGCAGCAGGGAGACGTGATCATTGCCCTGGACGGAAAGAAAATCAAGGACGTGGCTGAGCTGCGCAACCGCATCGCCCTCACCGCTCCCGGCAGCGAGGTGACCCTGACCATTGTCCGGGATGGCCGGGAAAAGAGCCTCCAGGTGACCATTGGTGAACAGCCCTCTGACTTCGGCAGTATCGCCTCCAGGGGTCCGGCCGGGGACACCGTGCTCAAGGACATGGGCCTGACCCTGCAGAACCTGAACGATATGCTGGCCGAACAGTTCGGCTACGAGAAGGGCCAGGGTATCCTGATCGCCGACGTGGCGCCGGACAGTCCGGCAGACCGGGCCGGCCTCCAGCCGGGCCAGCTCATCGAAGAGGTGAACAAGGTCCGGGTTCACAACATCAGGGAGCTGAAAAAGGCCCTGAAACGGTCCCGCTCCTCCAAACAGATTCTCCTGCGGATCCGCGCTGGTGAATACAGCCAGTATGTGGTCCTGCGGGCGGAATAA
- a CDS encoding nucleotide pyrophosphohydrolase, whose translation MEIHTIDELKQALRDFSARRDWDQFHTPKNLAMALIVEAAELVEQFQWLSPEESMDPDPQRREAVALEMADVLIYLVRLADRLDIDLLEAAGRKMVLNARKYPARLVRGRADMAARPETDP comes from the coding sequence ATGGAAATACACACTATTGACGAACTGAAACAGGCCCTGCGCGACTTCTCGGCCCGCCGGGACTGGGACCAGTTTCACACCCCCAAGAACCTGGCCATGGCCCTGATCGTCGAAGCGGCCGAACTGGTGGAACAGTTCCAGTGGCTCTCGCCGGAAGAAAGCATGGATCCTGACCCGCAGCGCCGGGAGGCGGTAGCCCTGGAAATGGCCGATGTGCTGATCTACCTGGTACGGCTGGCCGACCGGCTGGACATCGACCTGCTGGAGGCGGCCGGGCGAAAGATGGTCCTCAACGCCAGAAAATATCCGGCCAGGCTGGTTCGCGGCCGGGCCGACATGGCCGCCAGACCGGAGACCGATCCATGA
- a CDS encoding phosphotransferase enzyme family protein, translated as MMTPREAAGCFVSPDQVDILEPLGSGNINDTWLLQLTGGEKRILQRLNPVVFTEPEGVIRNMRLVTTHLRERFHGLAAVCTMVPTPEGKYGVVDTDGSCWRLLTYIGHTRCLNSLHNKDQAREIGRMLGLFHRGLADLDPHLLTDPLPGFHDTPAILARYHARLARSELKNRPEKDCQRFIEARSELATVLDSADRQGKLSRQVVHGDPKVANFLFAEDSDTVVSLIDLDTVRPGLLLHDLGDCLRSACNRAGEEVNDPEMALFDRQIFRGVLEGYFARAGSLLQPGDREHLVASARVLAFELGIRFFTDHLAGNRYFKVQYEQQNLLRARIQFALVRSMEEQEQDLRECVASLSASCIPQSSALGSLP; from the coding sequence ATGATGACCCCGCGGGAGGCTGCGGGTTGTTTTGTCTCTCCCGACCAGGTCGACATCCTGGAACCCCTGGGCAGCGGCAACATCAATGATACCTGGCTGCTGCAACTGACGGGCGGAGAGAAGCGGATCCTGCAGCGGCTCAACCCGGTGGTATTTACGGAGCCGGAAGGTGTTATCAGGAACATGCGGCTGGTCACCACCCATCTCCGTGAGCGGTTCCACGGCCTGGCTGCGGTCTGTACCATGGTCCCTACCCCTGAAGGGAAGTACGGGGTGGTCGATACCGACGGCTCCTGCTGGCGTCTGCTCACCTATATAGGCCACACCAGGTGTCTGAACAGCCTGCACAACAAAGACCAGGCCCGGGAGATCGGCCGGATGCTTGGTCTCTTCCACCGGGGTCTTGCCGATCTGGATCCCCATCTGTTGACCGATCCCCTGCCCGGCTTCCACGACACGCCGGCCATTCTTGCCCGATACCATGCCCGCCTGGCCCGCTCGGAGCTGAAAAACCGTCCAGAGAAGGATTGCCAGCGCTTCATAGAGGCCAGGAGCGAACTCGCCACTGTCCTGGACTCCGCCGACCGGCAGGGCAAGCTCAGCCGCCAGGTGGTCCACGGTGATCCCAAGGTGGCCAACTTTCTCTTTGCCGAAGACTCGGACACCGTGGTCAGCCTCATCGACCTGGACACGGTCCGTCCGGGCCTGCTGCTCCATGACCTGGGCGACTGTCTCCGGTCCGCCTGCAACAGGGCGGGCGAGGAGGTGAACGACCCGGAAATGGCCCTCTTTGACCGGCAGATATTTCGCGGTGTACTGGAGGGATATTTCGCCCGGGCCGGCTCCCTGCTGCAACCGGGCGACCGCGAGCACCTTGTGGCCAGTGCCCGGGTGCTGGCCTTTGAACTGGGTATCCGTTTTTTTACAGATCATCTGGCGGGAAACCGCTATTTCAAGGTACAATACGAGCAACAGAACCTGCTGCGGGCCAGGATCCAGTTCGCCCTGGTCCGGTCCATGGAAGAGCAGGAACAGGACCTGCGGGAGTGCGTGGCCTCCCTGTCGGCGTCCTGCATCCCCCAGTCCTCCGCACTCGGGAGCCTCCCATGA
- the ald gene encoding alanine dehydrogenase, whose amino-acid sequence MIIGILKEIKTDEYRVSMTPAGVEILHQAGHEILVEKNGGIGSAFTNEEYVAHGAQIVDTPEEIYRRADMIMHVKEPQPSEYPLLRRGQILFTYLHLAASEDLTRALMDSGAVCIAYETIQKDDGSLPLLTPMSEVAGRMSVQEGAKYLEMAHGGLGVLLGGVPGVDPGNVLIIGGGVVGVNAARVACGLGAKVTILDTNIDRLRYLSDIMPRNCFPLMSSPAAVRDLIQRSDVVIGAVLIPGAKTPKLVTRDMLATMKPGAVMVDVAIDQGGCFETSHPTTHRNPVFKVDGIIHYCVSNMPGAVPKTSTQALTNATLPYAVQLADKGWQQAMRESPEIARGANVVLGRITYKNVAETFGLEYVPLEELL is encoded by the coding sequence ATGATTATCGGCATCCTCAAAGAGATCAAGACCGACGAGTACCGGGTATCCATGACGCCTGCCGGGGTGGAAATCCTCCACCAGGCCGGGCACGAAATCCTGGTGGAAAAAAACGGCGGCATTGGCTCCGCCTTCACCAACGAGGAATACGTTGCCCACGGGGCGCAGATCGTTGACACCCCGGAGGAGATCTATCGCCGGGCCGATATGATCATGCATGTCAAGGAGCCGCAGCCCTCGGAATACCCGCTGCTGCGCCGGGGCCAGATCCTCTTTACCTACCTGCACCTGGCGGCCAGCGAGGACCTGACCCGGGCCCTGATGGACAGCGGCGCGGTCTGCATCGCCTATGAAACCATTCAAAAGGACGATGGCTCCCTGCCCCTGCTCACTCCCATGAGCGAAGTGGCCGGGCGCATGTCGGTCCAGGAGGGGGCCAAGTACCTGGAAATGGCCCATGGCGGACTCGGGGTCCTGCTCGGGGGGGTCCCCGGGGTGGACCCGGGTAACGTGCTGATCATCGGCGGCGGAGTGGTGGGTGTGAACGCGGCCCGGGTAGCCTGCGGCCTGGGCGCCAAGGTGACCATCCTGGACACCAATATTGACCGGCTCAGATATCTCTCCGACATCATGCCCAGAAACTGTTTTCCGCTCATGTCAAGCCCGGCGGCGGTCCGCGACCTGATCCAGCGGTCCGACGTGGTCATAGGTGCGGTCCTGATCCCCGGGGCCAAGACCCCGAAACTGGTGACCAGGGACATGCTGGCCACCATGAAGCCCGGGGCGGTGATGGTGGATGTGGCCATTGACCAGGGCGGCTGTTTCGAAACATCCCACCCCACCACCCACCGCAACCCGGTCTTCAAGGTGGACGGCATCATCCATTACTGTGTTTCCAACATGCCCGGCGCGGTACCCAAGACCTCTACCCAGGCCCTGACCAACGCCACCCTGCCCTATGCTGTGCAGCTAGCCGACAAGGGCTGGCAGCAGGCCATGCGGGAGAGCCCTGAAATTGCCCGGGGCGCCAACGTGGTGCTGGGCCGGATCACCTACAAAAATGTGGCCGAGACCTTTGGGCTCGAATACGTTCCCCTGGAAGAGCTTCTCTGA
- a CDS encoding FKBP-type peptidyl-prolyl cis-trans isomerase yields the protein MNISEGKQVSIEYTVTLDTNETIDTNVGQEPLTYTQGAGEIIPGLEKAVEGMAAGESMTTTIGPEDAYGPTNPEALVEVPRDHLPPEAWEVGAQLRAEGPDGQTVEGVVAELRDETAIVDFNHPLAGKTLHFEVKIIDVR from the coding sequence ATGAACATCAGCGAAGGAAAACAGGTATCCATCGAATACACAGTAACCCTGGACACCAACGAAACCATTGACACCAACGTCGGCCAGGAGCCGCTGACCTACACCCAGGGTGCGGGCGAAATCATTCCGGGCCTGGAAAAAGCCGTGGAAGGAATGGCGGCCGGCGAGAGCATGACCACCACCATTGGTCCTGAAGATGCCTATGGCCCGACCAATCCGGAGGCACTGGTGGAGGTTCCCCGGGACCATCTGCCGCCCGAGGCGTGGGAAGTTGGTGCCCAGCTCCGGGCCGAAGGCCCGGACGGACAGACCGTGGAAGGGGTGGTGGCCGAGCTCAGGGACGAGACCGCCATCGTCGACTTCAATCATCCCCTGGCCGGCAAGACTCTCCATTTCGAGGTCAAGATTATCGACGTCCGGTAA
- a CDS encoding response regulator has product MRFLIYSGLREHHESESRRRIFLLNTFLILGIILLLVLGAVALVQDAVALGLADFVMAVVYTGLFLYLRQTGNEPLVSRVGVTIVGIFFSYLFFIGGVHTTAFMWLYTFPLFSLYLLGLRQGILATSLLFCYCCGFLTFDLLSDLVNVYTRDFAIRFIPSFLLVSVLAFLVEHSRSGAWDAMLEKQRVLSDTVDQLRRKEAELEEIRDQLEIRVALRTDELERANAHLRIEIEERKWAEEERMRLEAELLRAKQMELLGRLAGGVAHDLNNVLSGIVSYPDLLLLELPPESEMRVPLQNIKRAGERAAAIVQDLLTLARRGISVKEQVQLNEIVRSYLQSPEFIALKQEYPKVRVETRLAGDLQTVIGSPLHLEKAVMNLLVNAFEAIEQEGTVVVTTENRWLDSSRQGYDTIIPGNYVVLTVTDTGVGISRENLEKIFEPFYTSKIMGRSGTGLGMTVVWGTVKDHGGYLDVESVRGRGTAIAVFLPAAEAGEREQAREAGGARRIEHGSGERILLVDDAPEQRSLGNSILTTLGYRVETVASGEEAVAALQGGMEVDLVLLDMIMEPGMDGLDTYRKIRQLHPDQKVIIVSGYSETDRVREALELGVRSYLKKPYTLEEIAGAIGRELDG; this is encoded by the coding sequence ATGCGTTTTTTAATTTACAGTGGACTGCGCGAGCACCATGAAAGTGAGAGCAGAAGAAGGATTTTTCTGCTTAATACCTTCCTGATTCTCGGCATCATCCTTTTGCTGGTCCTGGGAGCGGTGGCCCTGGTGCAGGATGCGGTGGCCCTTGGCCTGGCGGATTTTGTCATGGCCGTTGTCTATACCGGCCTCTTTCTCTACCTGCGCCAGACCGGGAACGAACCTTTGGTCTCCCGTGTCGGGGTCACCATTGTCGGCATATTTTTCAGTTATCTTTTTTTTATCGGCGGGGTTCATACCACCGCCTTCATGTGGCTCTACACCTTCCCCCTCTTTTCCCTCTATCTTCTGGGACTGCGCCAGGGCATACTGGCTACCAGTCTACTTTTCTGTTATTGCTGCGGTTTCCTCACCTTTGATCTCCTGAGCGATCTGGTGAATGTGTACACCCGGGACTTCGCCATCCGCTTCATCCCTTCTTTCCTGCTGGTCAGTGTCCTGGCCTTTCTGGTGGAGCATAGCCGCTCCGGGGCGTGGGACGCCATGCTGGAAAAACAACGCGTTCTTTCCGACACCGTTGACCAGTTGCGCAGGAAGGAGGCTGAGCTGGAAGAGATCCGCGACCAGCTGGAGATCCGGGTTGCCCTGAGGACCGATGAGCTGGAGCGGGCCAATGCTCACCTGCGGATCGAGATAGAGGAACGGAAATGGGCCGAGGAGGAGCGGATGCGGCTGGAGGCCGAACTGCTGCGGGCCAAGCAGATGGAACTGCTGGGGCGGTTGGCCGGCGGGGTGGCCCATGATCTCAACAATGTTCTTTCCGGTATTGTCAGCTATCCGGACCTGCTGCTTCTCGAACTGCCGCCGGAGAGCGAGATGCGGGTGCCGCTGCAGAATATCAAGCGGGCCGGTGAGCGGGCCGCGGCCATTGTCCAGGATCTCCTGACCCTGGCCCGCCGGGGGATCTCGGTCAAGGAGCAGGTGCAGCTCAATGAAATCGTCAGGAGCTATCTCCAGAGCCCGGAGTTCATCGCCCTTAAGCAGGAATATCCCAAAGTACGGGTGGAAACCAGGCTCGCCGGAGATTTGCAGACTGTCATCGGTTCGCCGCTGCACCTGGAAAAGGCGGTGATGAATCTCCTGGTGAACGCCTTTGAGGCCATCGAGCAGGAGGGCACCGTGGTGGTGACCACCGAAAATCGGTGGCTCGATTCATCGCGGCAGGGGTATGACACCATTATTCCCGGAAACTACGTGGTCCTGACGGTCACAGATACCGGGGTGGGTATCTCCAGAGAAAACCTGGAAAAGATTTTTGAGCCGTTCTACACCAGCAAGATCATGGGACGCAGCGGCACCGGGCTGGGCATGACCGTGGTCTGGGGGACGGTCAAGGATCATGGCGGCTACCTGGATGTGGAGAGTGTTCGGGGCCGGGGCACGGCCATCGCCGTGTTCCTGCCGGCCGCAGAAGCCGGGGAAAGGGAACAGGCCCGTGAGGCCGGTGGAGCCCGGCGGATCGAACATGGCAGCGGCGAGCGGATTCTTCTGGTCGACGATGCGCCGGAACAACGCTCCCTTGGCAACAGCATTCTGACCACCCTGGGCTACCGGGTGGAGACGGTCGCCAGCGGCGAAGAGGCGGTGGCGGCCCTGCAGGGGGGAATGGAGGTGGATCTTGTCCTGCTGGATATGATCATGGAGCCGGGAATGGATGGCCTGGATACCTACCGGAAAATCCGCCAGCTGCACCCGGACCAGAAGGTGATCATCGTCTCCGGCTATTCCGAGACCGACCGGGTGCGGGAAGCCCTGGAGCTGGGAGTCCGCAGTTACCTGAAAAAGCCCTATACCCTCGAGGAGATAGCCGGCGCTATTGGTCGGGAGCTTGATGGATAA
- the tgt gene encoding tRNA guanosine(34) transglycosylase Tgt, whose protein sequence is MQTVTESPFTLLHSSSQCRARCGEVRTLHGTFRTPVFMPVGTLGTVKGVTPENLKELGAQIILGNTYHLFIRPGHELIRSFGGLHGFMNWDRPILTDSGGFQIFSLSDLATITEEGAAFRSHLDGSKLFLSPEDAVHVQEALGSDIMMVLDTCIPYPATRDEARRATALTGRWARRCREAQSGTGQLLFGIVQGGMYPDLRAEAARELIDIGFDGYALGGLSVGEPKELMLEMLEASVPHLPPEYPVYLMGVGTPEDLVEGVYRGVDMFDCVMPTRNARNGMLFTSRGRLVIKNSCYRDDRRPVDEACNCYTCRHYSRAYLRHLFTSREILAYQLNSIHNLHYYCQLMADMRQAIAEDRFEAFRSSFYALRETPQEER, encoded by the coding sequence ATGCAAACAGTCACCGAGTCTCCCTTCACCCTTCTGCACAGCTCCAGCCAGTGCCGGGCCCGCTGCGGCGAGGTCAGGACCCTGCACGGTACCTTCAGAACCCCGGTCTTCATGCCGGTGGGAACCCTGGGCACGGTCAAGGGCGTGACCCCTGAAAATCTCAAGGAGCTGGGGGCCCAGATCATTCTCGGCAACACCTACCATCTCTTCATCCGTCCCGGCCACGAGCTGATCCGCTCCTTTGGCGGCCTGCACGGATTCATGAACTGGGACCGGCCCATCCTCACCGATTCCGGCGGATTCCAGATTTTCAGCCTTTCCGACCTGGCCACCATCACCGAGGAGGGCGCTGCCTTCCGCTCCCATCTCGACGGCTCGAAACTTTTTCTCAGCCCCGAAGATGCGGTCCATGTCCAGGAGGCCCTGGGCTCGGACATCATGATGGTGCTCGACACCTGTATTCCCTACCCGGCCACCCGCGACGAGGCGCGCCGGGCCACGGCTCTCACCGGCAGATGGGCCCGACGCTGCCGGGAAGCCCAGTCCGGGACCGGCCAGCTGCTGTTCGGCATTGTCCAGGGCGGCATGTATCCGGATCTGCGGGCGGAAGCGGCCCGGGAACTCATCGATATCGGTTTTGACGGCTACGCTCTCGGCGGCCTGAGCGTCGGCGAACCCAAGGAGCTGATGCTGGAGATGCTCGAGGCATCGGTTCCCCACCTGCCCCCGGAGTACCCGGTCTATCTCATGGGGGTCGGAACTCCGGAAGACCTGGTGGAAGGCGTTTATCGCGGGGTGGATATGTTTGACTGCGTCATGCCCACCCGCAATGCCAGAAACGGAATGCTCTTTACTTCGCGGGGGAGACTTGTTATAAAAAATTCCTGCTACCGGGACGACAGGCGACCGGTTGACGAGGCGTGCAACTGTTACACCTGCCGCCATTATTCACGGGCGTATCTGCGGCATCTTTTCACCAGCCGGGAGATACTCGCGTATCAGCTCAACAGTATTCATAATCTGCATTATTACTGTCAGCTGATGGCGGACATGCGTCAGGCAATCGCCGAGGACCGGTTCGAAGCATTTCGCAGCAGCTTTTACGCCCTGCGGGAGACCCCGCAGGAAGAAAGGTAG
- the yajC gene encoding preprotein translocase subunit YajC → MTGIAYAAGGAPAAGPAGGLASFVPLILIFVIFYFLLIRPQQKKAKQHQIFLNNLKKGDEVVTSGGIFGKITGLTDTVVTLEIADGVRIKVTRASILASAADTRKQAEAPAKGG, encoded by the coding sequence ATGACAGGAATTGCATATGCCGCGGGCGGAGCCCCGGCAGCCGGACCGGCCGGTGGCCTGGCCTCGTTCGTACCCCTTATTCTGATCTTTGTGATCTTCTACTTTCTGCTCATCAGGCCGCAGCAGAAAAAGGCCAAACAGCATCAGATCTTTCTCAACAACCTGAAAAAGGGCGACGAGGTGGTCACCAGTGGCGGCATCTTCGGCAAGATCACCGGTCTGACCGATACGGTCGTGACCCTGGAGATCGCCGATGGCGTGCGGATCAAGGTCACCCGCGCCTCCATCCTCGCCTCGGCGGCCGATACCCGCAAGCAGGCCGAAGCGCCTGCCAAGGGAGGATGA
- a CDS encoding fused MFS/spermidine synthase, whose protein sequence is MERIVHSSHDGNHPTVVADQDSIRILRFGTGARQSCVNTMEPHQLVLEYTRWMMTGLLLTPSPSRFMVLGLGGGAIVHYLLHRYPGCQITAVERSLQVIDLARSWFLLPDDPALTIVHGDADAHIARDDTLYDMIFVDIFEPNHMSPLLYEPEFYSRVRARLAPDGVMAVNLWNGEKKPFLKARNAVRSGCGDQVLELPVRKRSNLILLGFEDTVPRQRIRRARKRVVELEERLGLPVGKYLKKLRRTNRSLLRNLLCPL, encoded by the coding sequence ATGGAACGTATCGTCCACAGCTCCCATGACGGCAACCATCCCACGGTGGTGGCCGACCAGGACAGTATCCGTATCCTGCGCTTTGGCACCGGGGCCCGGCAGAGCTGTGTCAACACCATGGAACCTCACCAGCTGGTCCTCGAATACACCCGCTGGATGATGACCGGCCTGCTCCTGACCCCGTCACCATCCCGGTTCATGGTCCTTGGCCTGGGCGGCGGCGCCATTGTCCACTACCTGCTGCACCGCTACCCGGGCTGCCAGATCACGGCGGTGGAACGCTCCCTCCAGGTCATCGACCTGGCCCGCTCCTGGTTCCTGCTCCCGGACGACCCCGCCCTGACCATAGTGCACGGTGACGCGGACGCCCATATTGCCCGGGACGATACGCTCTACGACATGATATTCGTGGATATTTTTGAACCAAACCACATGTCACCCCTGCTCTATGAGCCCGAATTCTACTCTCGGGTCCGGGCCCGGCTGGCCCCGGACGGTGTCATGGCGGTCAACCTGTGGAACGGTGAGAAAAAACCCTTTCTTAAGGCCAGAAACGCCGTCCGGAGCGGTTGCGGGGACCAGGTCCTTGAACTGCCGGTCAGGAAACGGAGCAACCTGATTCTGCTGGGCTTTGAAGACACTGTGCCAAGGCAGCGGATCCGCCGGGCCCGCAAGAGGGTGGTCGAACTGGAAGAGCGGCTGGGGTTGCCGGTGGGCAAATATCTGAAAAAACTGCGCCGCACCAATCGCTCCCTGCTGCGCAACCTGCTCTGTCCACTGTAA
- a CDS encoding TIGR01212 family radical SAM protein (This family includes YhcC from E. coli K-12, an uncharacterized radical SAM protein.), with protein sequence MAVSSAAPVPVSAITSGCELDGGVTRQTGAGGNTEPVSGSLDFPGPLINTFSRHYRYRYGQPVGKIPLHTGHPCPNRARGGCIFCLADSFTPNYLHAVDPIEIQIARGSRYLLRDRFRLYFGYFQQETCTALPLDRLLPMLEQVLGVEDCVGLILSTRPDAVADGLVRALADLARQSGREILVELGLQSVHERSLQLLNRNHGVECYFEAAHRIRSVGLGLGVHLIMGIPGESRADMMATVDTVCAHGLDAIKLHHLQVIRHTPLHAMHRAAPIPLFDAPAYIELLTEILPRIPPGVVIHRLWSRSHLHLLIGPRWDVPPPRLTRMLHRALAEKGVYQGSRISS encoded by the coding sequence ATGGCCGTATCCTCTGCCGCGCCTGTGCCGGTGAGCGCTATTACGAGCGGTTGTGAGCTGGATGGCGGCGTGACGCGCCAGACCGGGGCCGGCGGAAACACGGAGCCCGTATCCGGCAGCCTGGACTTCCCGGGCCCACTGATCAATACCTTCAGTCGTCATTACCGGTATCGATATGGCCAACCGGTGGGCAAGATCCCCCTCCACACCGGCCATCCCTGTCCCAACCGCGCCCGGGGCGGCTGTATCTTCTGTCTGGCCGACAGCTTCACCCCCAACTATCTCCACGCCGTCGATCCCATCGAAATCCAGATCGCCCGGGGGAGTCGCTATCTGCTCCGCGACCGGTTTCGCCTCTACTTCGGCTACTTTCAGCAGGAAACCTGCACTGCGCTCCCGCTGGACCGGTTGCTGCCCATGCTTGAGCAGGTCCTCGGGGTCGAGGACTGCGTGGGGCTGATCCTCTCCACCCGGCCGGATGCGGTGGCCGACGGACTGGTCCGGGCCCTGGCGGATCTTGCCCGGCAAAGTGGCCGGGAAATCCTGGTGGAGCTTGGCCTGCAGTCCGTCCACGAGCGCAGCCTGCAGCTTCTGAACCGCAACCATGGGGTGGAGTGCTACTTTGAGGCGGCGCACCGCATTCGCTCAGTCGGCCTGGGTCTTGGCGTGCATCTCATCATGGGGATCCCCGGCGAGAGTCGGGCGGATATGATGGCCACGGTCGACACGGTCTGCGCCCATGGGCTCGATGCCATCAAGCTGCACCACCTGCAGGTGATCCGCCACACTCCGCTCCATGCCATGCACCGGGCGGCCCCGATTCCCCTTTTCGACGCCCCGGCCTACATCGAACTGCTGACAGAGATTCTCCCCCGCATACCGCCCGGGGTGGTCATTCACAGGCTCTGGTCCCGTTCCCATCTCCACCTGCTCATCGGACCGCGGTGGGATGTCCCGCCTCCGCGGCTGACCCGCATGCTCCACCGGGCCCTGGCGGAAAAAGGGGTGTACCAGGGAAGCCGGATCTCCTCCTGA
- a CDS encoding FmdE family protein produces the protein MESFEKLLEISTKIHGHVCAGQVIGVRMSMLGLRLIGIDDPKGNDRKKLYVVVEIDRCATDAIQSVTGCSLGKRSMRWKDFGIMAATFVNLETGRAVRITAREESRELAKKYAPAVGNKYQQQLDAYRIMPEEELFKVEEVRVEISECDMPGRPVRRVQCEGCGDWVQDCREVERYGRILCRACAGERYYERL, from the coding sequence ATGGAATCCTTTGAAAAGCTGCTTGAAATATCGACAAAGATCCACGGCCATGTCTGTGCCGGACAGGTGATCGGGGTGCGGATGTCCATGCTTGGGCTCAGGCTGATAGGCATTGATGATCCCAAGGGTAATGACCGCAAGAAGCTCTATGTGGTCGTCGAGATCGACAGGTGCGCCACCGACGCCATCCAGTCGGTTACCGGCTGCAGCCTGGGCAAGCGCTCCATGCGCTGGAAGGATTTCGGGATCATGGCTGCCACTTTTGTCAACCTGGAGACCGGCCGCGCGGTCCGGATCACGGCCAGGGAGGAATCGCGGGAACTGGCGAAGAAATATGCCCCGGCGGTGGGCAACAAGTACCAGCAGCAGCTTGACGCCTACCGGATCATGCCGGAAGAGGAGCTGTTCAAGGTGGAAGAGGTGCGGGTGGAGATCTCCGAATGCGACATGCCGGGCCGGCCGGTACGGCGGGTCCAGTGTGAGGGGTGCGGCGACTGGGTCCAGGACTGCCGGGAGGTGGAGCGCTATGGCCGTATCCTCTGCCGCGCCTGTGCCGGTGAGCGCTATTACGAGCGGTTGTGA